From Plasmodium yoelii strain 17X genome assembly, chromosome: 11, a single genomic window includes:
- a CDS encoding DNA repair endonuclease subunit, with the protein MYPLYYEKKIVKKLIQHDSLILLTDGFSELSILAIFIFYYQNNCLWYEQYINDENLFFKLFNLNIRKEIIDIEAIPEDPKSTDKINNENDINEIKSITNISQNNNENGEKEPSKDNPKQGDGNFYYQNMHDTDKIEYPTIQFNPNANKNKLIFILNVSPKEYNMFLKYQLFLYEGISKFDISFNNSIKINYLKTEYIRNQKANERIEMYIKRGVYFISSNILLIDLLTYKIIPEIIDGIFICRSHKLMYSMKENFIIDLYRKRNKFGFIKGINNNKKLVNNQQISNISKKLYMKKIYCYPRFHKNIHISLNNKLIQPNIYEINVDLPIVLKKMEDSILNLIHYINIEIKKIHKFEDFDINLLLYSDNPENYTMNYIKNKNLTYNTKKLLKEIIILVNLLYNLYIYDDIIFYNYINNIKEADKESIWMYCNEANELFYLANERKNIFLNKIDINIESKTLHTSPNKNTIHTIINMLQYKNKYFHKSNEIKREQNKIYNWIHDLVYNRDIPLSQYQKIILKTKKKKNTQTNSNVAKRKSNNLYENFLLNKKNKHHINSDTDASQEKLQLIQKSPNYCNPVRIKVEKEDNSYSPSNNNQIKNISQINVKKEKEQNYIPVESHYVIEDSQSSEADDENCLEDKQTKSPKDSKIYQDISDNPSEHNKNNNINISSMSRTNTNNNKNYEKQNKSSMKNKENKTTETIEKVKYPIVIITDNYYTQKEIYNILAHKEEQNININEIFIKSEDEIKEYYISDDLINSESSTNKSFENNKDKLFCDNTNFHIPYKAIKNKTNNLKYIKPCIYIICINKNYEVMYSSENFVNKCFQKIDKINNDTKKGDIEEDTQNHLAICGLENNGNKSPNFKSNTRKNENDNLFEINEFCGNLDFLELFLMKIKPYRIILTKLDLHIFRNIEIYCARLFKYNLYKLNKHPNFKELVMYEKNNLMYDNINPEKIVIKKEKQMGGKRNHIKEKRVNQDNYDTHKGIDKGTKNYELIKIMNDMCNTIEVYILFYKDNIFYNKYLNNIKNEKENWINFIEHKNTLRFEIDRNVFNKNKEMFKSVIDSYFLFQKKLKENKKNIINFNKNLCEQFKNFQEVKANDATADIVLYNNNDNLNKQNTNFISIEEDELFLENLKKKIHKKNNEITNLDDKKLLKIQEILKYYSIDSFNLNFILYSIFNNTKPIVIVDIRELKSDLSYKLYKSKMHIIPYSLLVGDYILTKDICVERKTIIDLIQSLNNNRLYNQINQMSKYYSIYVLLIEFNTKHLFYFASLNNKHSIYTKLVTISLQFPRLKILWSPFSLFTAKLFWSLKVNADQPDIFKSLHIDITLQKDAQKDYDITYEESELQLVDKIETQGNNTQNLEIENSEQLACQPTDELLNNDNTTTNIDANDHKEKPPSEDTYRYETINDLLDEKLNNPEKPNPSYTIKKMENVTNWNAIEILKALPGVTEKNMHKIINNVKSLYDLCEKSLDELEKYMSKNNAKLLYNFLNTDVS; encoded by the coding sequence ATGTATCCTTTATATTATGAAAAGAAAATAGTGAAGAAACTTATACAACATGATTCTCTAATTTTACTCACAGATGGGTTTAGCGAACTAAGCATTTTagcaatatttattttttattatcaaaataacTGCTTGTGGTATgaacaatatataaatgatgaaaatttattCTTTAAACtatttaatttgaatatCCGTAAAGAAATTATTGATATTGAAGCCATTCCAGAGGATCCTAAATCCacagataaaataaataatgaaaatgatatcAATGAAATTAAAAGCATTACAAACATttcacaaaataataatgaaaatggaGAAAAAGAACCCAGTAAAGACAATCCCAAACAAGGGGATGGCAActtttattatcaaaatatgcATGATACCGATAAGATAGAATACCCCACTATACAATTTAATCCTAATGCAAACAAAAACAaacttatatttatattgaatGTTTCCCCAAAAgaatataatatgtttttaaaatatcaaCTTTTCTTATACGAAGGAATTAGCAAATTTgatatttcatttaataatagtataaaaattaattactTAAAAACAGAATATATACGTAATCAAAAAGCAAATGAAAGAATAGAAATGTACATAAAACGCGGTGTGTATTTCATATCAtccaatattttattaatagatCTATTAACATACAAAATAATTCCTGAAATTATTGatggtatatttatatgtcgAAGCCACAAACTTATGTATAGTATGAaggaaaattttattatcgATTTATATAGAAAGAGAAATAAATTTGGATTTATTAAAgggataaataataataaaaaactagTAAACAATCAGCAAATATCAAATAtttctaaaaaattatatatgaaaaaaatatattgctaCCCACgatttcataaaaatattcacatttcattaaataacaaattaataCAACCAAACATATATGAAATTAATGTAGATTTGCCaattgtattaaaaaaaatggaagacagcatattaaatttgattcattatataaatatagaaattaaaaaaatacacaaatTTGAAGATTttgatataaatttattattatattcagaCAACCCGGAAAATTACACTATGAATTAtattaagaataaaaatcttacatataatacaaaaaaattacttaaagaaattattatattagttaacttattatataatctatatatttatgatgatattattttttacaattatattaataatataaaagaagCAGACAAAGAATCCATATGGATGTATTGTAATGAAGCAAATGAATTATTCTATTTAGcaaatgaaagaaaaaatatttttttaaataaaattgatataaACATCGAATCGAAAACATTACATACATCACCCAACAAAAATACCATACACactattattaatatgctccaatataaaaataaatactttCATAAATCtaatgaaattaaaagagaacaaaataaaatatataactgGATACACGATTTAGTATACAATAGAGATATACCCCTAAGTCAGTATCAAAAAATTATCttaaaaactaaaaaaaaaaaaaatacacaaacAAATAGTAACGTTGCAAAAAGAAAAAgcaataatttatatgaaaattttttattaaataaaaaaaataagcatcATATTAATAGCGATACAGATGCAAGCCAAGAAAAATTACAACTAATTCAGAAAAGCCCTAATTATTGTAACCCAGTTAGGATAAAAGTTGAAAAGGAAGACAACTCATATAGCCCCTCCAATaataatcaaataaaaaatattagtcaaataaatgttaaaaaggaaaaggaacaaaattatataccTGTTGAAAGCCACTATGTGATCGAAGATTCTCAAAGTAGCGAAGCAGACGATGAAAATTGTTTAGAAGATAAACAAACGAAAAGCCCAAAAGACTCCAAAATATATCAAGATATCAGTGATAATCCTAGCgaacataataaaaataacaatatcaATATATCATCTATGTCAAGAACAAATaccaataataataaaaattatgaaaaacaaaataaaagttcaatgaaaaataaagagAATAAAACAACTGAAACTATTGAAAAGGTAAAATATCCTATCGTCATTATTACTGATAATTATTATAcacaaaaagaaatatacaatatattagCTCACAAAgaagaacaaaatattaatataaacgagatatttattaaatctgAAGATGAAATTAAAGAATATTACATATCAGatgatttaataaattcGGAAAGTAGCACAAATAAATCGTTTGAGAATAATAAAGATAAGTTATTTTGTGACAATACAAACTTTCACATTCCTTATAAAgctattaaaaataaaactaataACCTAAAATACATTAAAccatgtatttatattatatgcataaataaaaattatgaagtTATGTATTCCTCTgaaaattttgttaataaatgctttcaaaaaatagacaaaataaataatgatactAAGAAAGGGGATATAGAAGAAGATACACAAAATCATTTAGCCATATGTGGATTAgaaaataatggaaataaatcaccaaattttaaatcaaatacccgaaaaaatgaaaatgataatttattCGAAATAAACGAATTTTGTGGAAACTTAGACTTTTTGGAATTAtttttgatgaaaataaagcCATATCGAATTATTCTCACAAAATTAGATTTGCATATTTTCAgaaatatagaaatatacTGTGCTCgattattcaaatataacctttacaaattaaataaacaCCCAAATTTTAAAGAACTAGTGatgtatgaaaaaaataacttaaTGTACGATAATATTAACCCtgaaaaaattgttataaaGAAAGAGAAACAGATGGGTGGAAAGAGAAAtcatataaaagaaaaacgAGTAAATCAGGATAATTATGATACTCATAAGGGTATAGACAAAGGCACCAAAAATTATGaactaataaaaattatgaacgaCATGTGTAATACTATTGAGGTTTATATCTTATTTTACAAGGATAATATCTTTtacaataaatatttaaataatatcaaaaatgaaaaagaaaattggATAAATTTTATCGAACATAAAAATACACTTCGCTTCGAAATAGACCGTAATGttttcaataaaaataaagaaatgttTAAAAGTGTGATAgattcttattttttatttcaaaaaaagcttaaagaaaataaaaaaaatataataaatttcaaCAAAAACCTATGCGAACAGTTTAAAAACTTTCAAGAAGTTAAAGCAAATGATGCAACAGCTGATATCGTTCTTTATAACAAcaatgataatttaaataaacaaaatactAATTTTATAAGTATTGAAGAagatgaattatttttagaaaatttaaaaaaaaaaatacataaaaaaaataatgaaattacTAATCTTGATgacaaaaaattattaaagaTACAAGAAAtactaaaatattattcaatAGACTCATTTAACTTAAATTTTATACTATATagcatatttaataataccAAGCCTATAGTTATTGTTGATATAAGAGAACTTAAATCTGatttatcatataaattatataaaagcAAAATGCATATCATACCATATTCATTACTTGTTGGagattatatattaacaaaagaTATATGTGTCGAAAGAAAAACCATTATTGATTTAATACAATCTTTAAATAATAACCGATTGTATAACCAAATTAATCAAATGTCaaaatattattctatatatgttttattaatagAATTTAATACTAAAcaccttttttattttgcatcattaaataataaacattctatatatacaaaGTTGGTAACAATTTCTCTTCAATTCCCTCGACTTAAAATTTTATGGAGTCCATTTTCACTCTTTACCGCTAAACTTTTTTGGTCACTTAAAGTTAATGCTGATCAACCTGATATATTCAAATCCCTTCATATTGACATAACTCTACAAAAAGATGCACAAAAGGATTATGACATTACATATGAGGAGAGTGAGCTTCAGTTAGTTGATAAAATAGAAACTCAAGGAAATAATACCCAAAATTTAGAGATTGAAAATTCCGAACAACTGGCATGTCAACCCACGGATGAGCTACTTAATAATGACAATACTACTACGAATATTGATGCAAACGATCATAAAGAAAAACCTCCTTCCGAAGATACTTACAGATATGAAACCATAAATGATTTACTcgatgaaaaattaaataaccCAGAAAAACCTAATCCAAGTTatactataaaaaaaatggaaaatgtTACCAATTGGAACGCAATCGAAATTTTAAAAGCTCTACCCGGAGTTACTGAAAAAAACATgcacaaaataataaacaatgtCAAGTCATTATATGATTTGTGTGAAAAATCATTAGATGAacttgaaaaatatatgagtAAAAACAATGcaaaattgttatataaCTTTTTAAATACAGATGTATCATGA
- a CDS encoding glycosylphosphatidylinositol anchor attachment 1 protein, putative, giving the protein MGFSENPTFYLLIDKIIRRSKIIGLTLSIIGFFYFCVIDKIDKKAELDARSFAQFPGNSTLTKDDEDFLNETKYYFENYKYEEREHVIDIVHDYIKRMSSLVDTKKCEIKINDKVKDYILISNVGCKFCNNIENLIVVINFDYKERKYFHSLVVGLTLINYFLNANYMSKDIIFLFTNKELLYSLGVKNFIEHYYYGNTENRKVLTRSSIIIEFESIYPSNIEINYESLNGMLPNQDLILLLRNELNHYNIPMKTDPVYHAILNVALEKKYEKGHIYFLRENIPSFTITGVSKVPLKRKMINLFNFTKSLQSFLRSQSNTHEGFCHSTNFYFFNTIKKYVPISLYVFCVYLICSYCILKLIKGTIFRNYVNFIVGIYMYIITILTISMPIYLFSTNEKIYDLIKSEKKLPICTEWHPDNFNKYIEISNYWLRIFIISLFVAFILNYFISWIIYKYVKIWDYEKDRKIQKIVILDKIKHLNNLLYNSSDVNYVKKFVNRYKTDIEYINKENKLVKPKVIHSDDEDFMDAKKKKKVIEIIHEINEMEKDLYLLGDEKFKYILKNTIAPYNYIMNHTNIFYFLFVVIVSSMYNWAYSILFCIILVIPVSILHNIKMKKHKMISKFIILFFILGTLMYLYPFGGFILDVRNKIMNMLMNFSTRCLKYMNSSGLSKKAYFPEFLEFICSNKMFEALYLRKYYLDNKDIKFNYNSEISNNVLLNLYSIARNHYCIGSQLYPLLCFTFFPILFYIIFIFFVQ; this is encoded by the exons ATGGGCTTCTCAGAGAACCCTACGTTTTATTTACTAATAGATAAAATCATTAGGCGAAGCAAAATTATTGG ATTAACCCTATCAATTATaggttttttttatttttgtgtaATCGACAAGATCGATAAAAAAGCTGAGCTAGATGCCCGTTCATTTGCGCAATTTCCTGGAAATTCTACACTTACTAAAGATGATGAagattttttaaatgaaacGAAGTATTATTTTGAGAACTATAAATATGAAGAACGTGAGCATGTGATAGATATAGTACATGATTATATTAAAAGGATGTCTAGTTTGGTtgatacaaaaaaatgtgaaattaaaataaatgataaagttaaagattatatattaataagtaATGTCGGATGCAAGTtttgtaataatatagaaaatttaaTAGTTGTAATAAATTTTGATTATAAAGAAAGGAAATATTTCCACTCATTAGTAGTTGGTTTAACattgataaattattttttaaatgctAATTATATGAgtaaagatataatatttttatttactaataaagaattattatattctttgggtgttaaaaattttatcgaacattattattatggtAATACAGAAAATAGAAAAGTTCTTACGAGATCatcaataataatagaattTGAATCTATATATCCATCTAATATTGAAATTAATTATGAAAGTTTAAATGGGATGTTACCAAATCAggatttaattttattattgagAAATGAACTAAATCATTATAATATCCCTATGAAAACAGATCCTGTGTACCATGCTATTTTGAATGTTgctttggaaaaaaaatatgaaaagggacacatttattttttaag AGAGAACATTCCATCATTTACTATAACAGGGGTAAGCAAGGTTCCATTGAAaagaaaaatgataaatttatttaattttacaaaatcATTACAAAGTTTTTTAAGAAGTCAAAGTAATACACATGAAGGTTTTTGTCATTCAaccaatttttatttctttaatactattaaaaaatatgttccTATTAGTTTATATGTCTTTTGTGTTTATTTAATATGCAGTTATTgcattttaaaattaataaaaggaACAATTTTTCGaaattatgtaaattttatagttggcatatatatgtatataattactATATTAACCATATCTATgccaatttatttattttcaaccaatgaaaaaatatatgatttaaTAAAATCGGAAAAGAAACTACCAATATGTACAGAATGGCATCCTGACAATTTTAATAAGTATATTGAAATATCTAATTATTGGTTacgtatttttattatatcattatttgtagcgtttattttaaattattttatttcttggattatttataaatatgttaaaatatGGGATTATGAAAAAGATAGAAAAATACAGAAAATTGTAATTTTagacaaaataaaacatcTTAATAATTTGTTATATAATAGTAGTGACGTCAATTATGTTAAAAAATTCGTGAATAGATACAAGACAgatatagaatatataaacaaagaAAACAAACTAGTTAAACCTAAAGTGATACATAGTGACGATGAAGATTTTATGGatgctaaaaaaaaaaaaaaggttaTAGAAATAATAcatgaaataaatgaaatggAAAAAGACCTTTATTTACTTGGTGacgaaaaatttaaatatattttaaaaaatactatagcaccttataattatataatgaacCACaccaatattttttatttccttttcGTCGTTATAGTTTCATCG atgTATAACTGGGCTTATTCGATacttttttgtattatactTGTAATTCCTGTGTCAATATtacataatataaaaatgaaaaaacataaaatgatttccaaatttattattctattttttatCCTTGGAACATTAATGTATTTATATCCATTTGGAGGATTTATTCTG GATGTGaggaataaaataatgaacatGTTAATGAATTTTTCGACAAGGTGTTTGAAATACATGAATTCATCAGGGTTATCAAAAAAAGCATATTTCCCCGAATTTTTGGAATTTATTTGttcaaataaaatgtttGAGGCGCTATATTTGAGGAAGTATTACTTagataataaagatataaaatttaattataatagcGAGATTAGcaataatgtattattaaatttatatagtaTAGCTCGAAATCATTATTGTATAGGCTCTCAATTGTACCCTCTTTTATGTTTTACATTTTTCCCAATATTGttctatataatatttatattttttgttcaataa